In the genome of Paracoccus tegillarcae, one region contains:
- a CDS encoding type II 3-dehydroquinate dehydratase has product MTKPIHVLNGPNLNRLGLREPEIYGHTTLAQVEQICREAAGDTALVFRQTNAEFQLIDWIHEAIDDSSALLINPAGLTFTSVPVMDALKMYPHPLIEFHISNVHKREPIYHRSLVSPVATAVMAGTGARGYGYAVQLLRDMVADRAAA; this is encoded by the coding sequence ATGACCAAACCGATCCATGTCCTGAACGGCCCCAACCTCAACCGCCTTGGCCTGCGAGAGCCCGAGATCTATGGCCATACGACGCTGGCTCAGGTGGAACAGATCTGCCGCGAGGCCGCCGGCGATACAGCGCTGGTCTTTCGCCAGACCAATGCCGAGTTTCAGCTGATCGACTGGATTCACGAGGCAATTGATGACAGCTCGGCACTGTTGATCAACCCGGCCGGGCTGACCTTTACCTCGGTCCCGGTGATGGACGCGCTGAAGATGTATCCCCATCCGCTGATCGAGTTTCACATCAGCAATGTCCACAAGCGCGAACCGATCTATCACCGCTCGCTGGTATCGCCCGTTGCGACCGCGGTGATGGCGGGCACCGGCGCAAGGGGCTACGGCTATGCCGTGCAGTTGCTGCGTGACATGGTGGCGGATCGCGCCGCCGCTTAG
- a CDS encoding GntR family transcriptional regulator, whose amino-acid sequence MIVSPPLHKDGTATVGDALLQTVRFDIIRGQLLPNQRLRLEKMREAYGASVTTLREMLNRLVAEGFVVAEGQRGFEVAAISMAELRELAEMRTMLECHALDRSISLGSLEWEAGVVSAHHMLHSVENGLIGGETSAVETWVQYDWNFHSATVAACDMPALIATHTNIFGRYIRYHLLALDFRGAAVARDHEKLRDLVISRQIDPAVTLLKAHIRAGMDHIIASGKIPA is encoded by the coding sequence ATGATCGTCAGCCCACCCCTGCACAAGGACGGCACTGCGACCGTTGGCGATGCGCTGCTGCAGACCGTGCGGTTCGATATCATCCGCGGGCAATTGCTGCCAAACCAACGGCTGCGGCTGGAGAAGATGCGCGAAGCCTATGGTGCCAGCGTCACCACCCTGCGCGAAATGCTGAACCGGCTGGTCGCCGAAGGCTTTGTCGTGGCCGAAGGGCAGCGGGGTTTCGAGGTGGCCGCGATCAGCATGGCCGAGCTGCGTGAGTTGGCCGAAATGCGGACCATGCTGGAATGCCATGCGCTGGACAGGTCGATCTCGCTTGGCTCACTGGAATGGGAGGCTGGCGTCGTCTCAGCCCATCACATGCTGCACTCGGTCGAAAACGGGTTGATCGGCGGCGAGACAAGCGCGGTCGAGACATGGGTGCAATACGACTGGAATTTCCACAGCGCCACCGTTGCGGCCTGCGATATGCCGGCGCTGATCGCCACGCATACCAACATCTTTGGGCGCTATATCCGCTATCACCTGCTGGCGTTGGATTTTCGCGGCGCGGCGGTGGCCAGGGATCACGAAAAGCTGCGTGATCTGGTCATATCGCGGCAAATTGATCCTGCCGTCACCCTGCTAAAGGCGCATATCCGCGCCGGAATGGATCACATCATCGCCTCGGGCAAAATCCCGGCCTAA